The DNA sequence ACCTGGAAGTGTGGCTTCCTGCCCAAAATACGTATCGCGAGATTTCGTCCGTCTCCAATTGTGAAGCCTTCCAGGCCCGCCGCCTGCAGGCGCGCTTCCGCGCCGGCAAGGGCAAGCCCGAACTGCTGCACACGCTGAACGGCTCCGGCCTTGCTGTAGGGCGCGCTTTGGTAGCTGTGCTGGAGAATTATCAGCAGGCCGACGGCTCGATCGTGATTCCAGAGGCCTTGCGCCCATACATGGGGGGCCTGGAACGCCTTCAGGTGGCTGCGCGCCCGTAACGTAGAAGTTACACACGGTTTTGGGGGGCGTGTAAGCTTTGCTGGCACATACACACCCCGTTCATCACCCGAAGGAGCACGCCATGTTGAAGTGGGCCATCATCTTCTTAGTCATTTCGATCATCGCCGGTATTTTCGGTTTCACGGGCATCGCAGCGGGTTCCGCCGCCATCGCCAAGTTCCTGTTCTTCGCCGCGCTGATCCTGTTCGTGATCTTCCTGGTCCTGGGCGTCACGATCTTCAAAAAAATAACGTAGTCGGCACCCGCGGAGGGGCACATCCAACACTTGCCACGAAATTCCTGATATACTTTTTGACTGTCGCGATTGCCCAACCACTCGGGCCGTTGCGAGCGTCGAAAGATGCACGGAGAGGTGGCAGAGTGGTCGAATGTACCTGACTCGAAATCAGGCGTACGTGCAAACGTACCGTGGGTTCGAATCCCACCCTCTCCGCCAGTACCATCGCCAGTTTCTGGCGTTCAATGAAGCCCGCCTACGCGGGCTTTTTTGTTTTCTGGCGGGGGCTGGCTTTAAGGCTCACCGGTCCAGTTGGCGAAACGCCACGACCCATACCCACGGATTCAACGACCAACTGCCAGCGCCGTTGATCGACTCCCAAACGTTACGGTAAGCCAAGATGACTGACGGCCCGCCAGCATTGATTGCCGCGCCCCTTGCTGAAGCCTCCTTGTCACTAGTGGCGCCTATTCCCAACGCCTCGCGGCCGGCCCCTGACACCTCAGCATCTGCACCGATCCCCTCGGCCACGGCATCCTGCTCGCTACAGTCATTCAACCGCTCGATGCGAGTCGCGACGATTTCCAACGTGATCCGGCTTGCCATGCGCGGCATGAACAGCGCCGATCGCTTATGCCAGCCCGGCGCGGCATCGCGCCTCGTCGACAGCGGAAAGTCATTACCGCTCGCCGCGTAGTGGTAGGACCGGCCGGTCTCGATCGTCATGTCGACGAAGCGCCATTCGTCGCGCTGCAGTGTCTTGCTGTAGCGTGTTTCCCAGCGGCCGTAGGCGAAAAAGGTTTCGCGCACCCTTAGTCTATCTCCCGGTACGCCATACGGGCAGGTGATGACTCGTCCTGCCGGGTGGTCGCTATCGTTGATCGACATGCGGGTATCAGGCGTTCCGTCCGGCAGCCGCACACCACATTCACTCACGAACCCCGTCGGCTGCGGCTTTACCACGCGGCGCGTCTGTGTCTTGGCGCCGGCCAGCAGCGCGCGAACCATGGGTCCGCTGAAAAGAATGGCCCGTTCCTTCATTGCCGTTCCTGCATTGCCGACGCCAGAGGCGGCGACGCGTTAAAACCGCCGCCGAACCGGCGCAGGCCGATACCACGCCGCCTTACCCGCCGTCCGAGCCGCCCCCTGCCGCGCATGCCCGCGCAAGTGCAAGTCGACCGCCTCCACCCACGGCTCCAGCAATTCCCGCGCGTCCTCCGCCATCGGAAAGCTGTCCGGCAGCCGATACGACAGCCACAGGTACGCCCACAACTGCTGCACGGCCATCTCCGCCTTGTCCAGCGCGGCATTTTCCGGATAGCCCCTTAAAAACTCCAGCCCGACCGGCACGTCGCGATTGACCTTGCGGACCCAGTCCGTCCACGTCGCGCCCAGGACCTCATGCTGCGAGCTCAAGGGCACCATCGCCAGCAGGTGCTTGGTCTGCAGCGTTAAATTTTGCATGGCATCGAGCAGGGACGCGCGGTCCAGCATTTCTTGCGGGACGTGGGCGCGGAAGAAGCCGTCGCCCTGGTCGGCGTGCTGCTCGTAGGCGGCGAGCAGGGCTTCGAGGCGTTCCGTATTGGCCAGTTTGGACAGCCGTTCCAGATAGGCCTGGCTGGGCGCGATCAGGAAGCCGCGGGCGGGCAGGGGCGGTTGCTGGGCCTGCATCAGTTCGACGACGACACGATGTTCGTTGGGGGTCAGGCCGACGACGATGCCGTCCTTGGTTTGCTTGCCCTTGGACAGAGGCTGGTGACCGTAGCGGCCGGCCCGTCCGCCGATCTGCTGGAGCATGGCGACGTCGAGCCGCTGGACGTCTTCGCCGTTGAACTTGGTGACGGACGTGAAGACGACGCGCTGGATGGGCAGGTTCAGGCCCATGCCGATGGCGTCGGTGGCGACCAGGATGTCGGCGTCGCCGTCGGCGAAGCGCTGGGCTTCGCGCTCACGCACTTCGGGGCTCAGCATCCCGTAGACGCAGGCGACGGACATGCCGCGCGCCAGGAAGTCGTCGCGCAGCGTCAGGGCATTGCGCCTGGAAAACACGACCCATGCGTCGCCTTTACGGGCTTGCCGCAGGCCCGCAATGGGGTCGCCGGCCAGCGCGTTCTGCGCGACGGTCAGCGGGTGTTTGCGTTCTTTGTAGTGGACTTCGAGTTCCAGGCCGAGCCGGGATGCCAGTGCCCTGACGGCCGCCTCTGCGGACAGCGCGCCGAGCAGCCAGACTTCGCCGGCATTCGCGCCAATGACGGCCTGGGTCCAGGCCCATCCTCGGTCGGGGTCGAGCAGCATCTGGATTTCGTCGATGACGGCGACGTCGACCTGTCGATCGGGGTTCAACATTTCGATGGTGGATGCCGTCACCCGGGAGCGCGCGACATCGCGCCGGTCTTCACCGGTCAGCAGGGACGTCGGCACCTTGAATTCATCGTTGAGGCGGTTGAACGCTTCCAGCGCCAGCAGCCGCAGCGGGCCGAGGTAGACGCCGCTGTCGGCTTTCGCCAGGCGTTTGAATGCGTCGTAGGTTTTGCCGGAATTGGTCGGGCCGAGCACGGCAATCAGCCGGCGTTTGCGCCCGTGCGCGCGGAAGGATTCGGGATAGTCTTCGAGCCGGACGGCCTGGCGGATGGCGTTGCCCATGGCCTCGCGCGTTTTTTCGACGCGCAGAGACGACAGGGCGTGCTCAAGAATCCTGGGAAGGTCTACCAGGTTGACGCCGTCGGCAAGGTGCTCTTCCAGATCGTCGGCCAGGTCCAGCAGGCCTTCGGCGTCGGCAGCCCCCAGGAATGCCTGCAGGCGCCCGGCGGCGATGTCCAGGGCGCCTTGCAGCCCCGGCAGCAGCTTTTTGGCTGCGTCACGTTGATGCTGCTTGCGATCCTTGAGCGTCATGGCCGCGAACTTCCGGCTGTCGCCCAGCTTGGACGCGTCGGTGTAGCCGTACACGACCCACTGCTGATCATTGAAGTCGACGGTGAGTCGGGCCGCCAGCCAGGCTGAACGGGTACCGACGATTAACTTGGTGGCTTCTGGAGCCTGGGATGGAAGCATTCAAACCTTTGCGAGCGGCTAACGAATGTTCGTTCGTCAGTGTCGACCTGTAGCAGGGCCATACGGTGCCGCTGATGACATTAATAACAAGAAACGCCATTTTGGCGTGTTGTCACCCTGCAGGCCACTATCGCACTGTCGGCAACCACAATAAGAAACACGTGCCCCGACCCGCTGACGTCCACCTGACACGCGCCCCGATCGCCTTAGCCCGCCGCAGCTGATTCTGCAGCCCGCTCCCGCCAGACTGCCGTGCTGGCGCCAGCGCGAACCCCACCCCGTTGTCGATGATGGTCAGCCTGATGCCATCTGCGGTCTCGGCTGTCGCCACACAAATCTCGGTGGCGTGAGCATGCTTGATGATGTTGGTGAACGCCTCTAGCAGGATCCGCAGAATATGCAGCGACACGCGCGGCGCCAGGCGATCCCGTGAACCCACGTCCTTCACTTCCCACCGCAAGGCAATGCCTAGCTTGTCCAATCGGGGGCCGAGACGAAAGCGCAGTGTGTCGAGCAACAGCAGCAGATCGGCGTCTACCGACTCCGATGAATCGATCGATAGCTTCAGGTCTTCGACGCATTCCTTCAGGATGTCGGCAACATCCGCCGAATCCAGTTGCCCGCATTCCACCGGCCCCACCGCGCTGGTCCGGGCTGCGTCCAGGCCAGGGCGCATCTCCCGCTTCCTGCGGCGTCCATCGCTCGGCGATCCGCGTTGTTCGATGACGCGCAGGCGCGGCTGGCCATCGCTGGTATCGACTTCGACGACGTTGTCGATTGCGGCCATATAGCGTTGGAGCACCAGATACATCAGGATCAAACAGGCTCCGACGTTGACGAAGGCGCCAAGCAGCAAGTGATCGATGTCGACAAGGTTGTTATGCATGAGCCAGTCGTGCACGCCTAACGTGACGCCCAGCAGGCCCCAGGCGGCGACGAGCATGCCGGGGTTGGAATGCCCCGATCTGGCGTCCCATATGCCGGTGCCGAAGACAAGCAGCCCCAGCAGCAGCAACGGCAGGTAGATCAAGGGTCCGACAATGCCCACGTAAGGCATCGCTAGAACGAACGGCAGGGTCAGCAAGCTGCTCGCAACGGTCGTCACGATCAACGTGCGTTGCAACAAGGGGCGGGGTCGGCCATGCAACTCCACCAGGATCAGGTGGGCCAGAAAAACGACGACAAAGCGGGCGGTGACGTCGGCCCAGGTGAACCAGGCGTCGTCCAGGGGAATCCAGTCGGAGCCGACGTAGTAGCGCAGCGAGCGGACATAGACGGCGACCGACATCAGGGCGAACAGCAAATACAGCTTTTCGGACCGGTTCCGTCGCCACACGAACAGCACGAAGATACCCATCGCCAAGAAGGCTACGCTGCTGGCAAGCGGCAGGCGGTTCTGCAGCCAGTTGCGCCATTGATAGCGCCACCTTAGGGCGTCCGCAGTACCCACCCACACAGTGGACAGGGCGCTGTCGAGGTTGCGCAGGTGCTGGATGCGGAGGGTGACGGTGTCGGGGGGTGATGCGTCGCCGAAGTTGTCCAGCGGGATCCAGATGGGGGCATTCAGTGGGGTCGACAGATTGAAGTCGGATTGGTACAGCAGGCGCGAATCGGCGTAGATGGCGATGCGACCGGCGGCTTTCCAGCGGGGAATGTAAAGGTAGCGCGGGCCTTTGATCGGGGTGAACGGGGCGGTCTGCAGGCGGTACCAGGTGATGGTGGTGGAGGCGAGGTTTTCATTGGGCCTCGGAGCCGGCTTCAAGCGCGAGTACGGGGAGGCATGGGGAAGGTTGACGTCGGTCCAACCGCCAGGAGGGGCATCTGCTGGAAGCGAATCGGATAGACGAACGTCCGGCTCAATCGTAGTGGGTGCGATCGCGACGCCCGGATCGGCACGGGGGTCAATCGTGTAAGGTGCCGGCGAAAACCCGATGCTGGGCTGGTCCAGCTTCTGCGCTTGCCGCACATTCAGACTGCCTGGCTCCAAAAACGGGTCAGGCGCCGACGCATATCTATCCAGACCCAGCGCCGCGACGATCAACAGGGCTGCGAGCACGGCGAGGCGGTTCATCATTGGGGTTCCTGCGGTGTGAGGACCCGCTGCCGCGATTATGCCCGACCGGACTAGCGATGGATGAGTAAATTATCCCCGCGCCGTCGGCAACCACAACACAAAACACGTTCCGCGATCCGCCGGCGTCCACTCGACACGCCCGCCGATCGCCTCGGCCCGCCGCAGCTGATTCTGCAATCCCCGGCCGCCCGCCAGGCGTGCCGGCTCCAGCGCGAAGCCCACCCCGTTGTCGATGATCGATAGCGTGACGCCATCCGCAGTTTCGGCCGTCACCACCCGAATCTCGGTGGCGTGGGCATGCTTGATGATATTGGTGAACGCCTCTTGCAGGATCCGCAGAATGTGCAGCGACATCCTGGGCTCCAGCCAATCCAGCGGGCGCACGTCCTTCACTTCCCAGCGCAGCGCAATGCCCATGTTGTCGAGCCGAGGCCCGATGCGAAAGCGCAGGGTGCCGAGCAACAGCAGCAGGTCGGCTTCGACAGGTTCCAGCGAATCGATCGACAGCTTCAGGTCTTCGACGCAGTCTTTCAGGATCTCGGCAACGTCGGACGAATCCAGCTGCCCGCGTTCCACCGATCCCAATGCGCTGATCAACGAGGCGCCCAGGCCGTCGTGCATGTCTTGCGTCATGCGGCGCCGTTCTTCGTTCAGCATTTCGCGTTGTTCGATGTCGCGCAGGCGTTGATGGCTGGCGGTCAGCTCCGCTTCGCGGATGTGCAGCCGGCTTTCGAGCCGCGCGTTGGCCTGGGCGACATCGTCGATGGCGACCATGTAGCGTTCGAACACCAGGTACATCAGGATCAGGCACGCGCCGACGTTGACGAAGGACCCGAGCAGCAGGTGTTCGATGTTGACCAGGTTGTTCTGCATCATCCAGTCATGCACGCCAAAGACGACGCCAAGCAGGCCCCAGCCGGCCACCAGCATGGCGCGTTTCGAGTGACGCTTTCTGGCGTCCCCCATGCCGATGCCGAAGACGAGCAGCGCCAGGACCAGCAGCGGCGGGTAGATCAGGGGCGCGACGATGCCTGCGTGCGGCATCGACAGAAAGAAGGGCAGGGTCAGCAGGCTGCTGGCGGCGGTGAATGCGATCAGGGTGCGCTGCAACCAGGGGCGGGTTCGCCCGTGCAGTTGTTCCAGGATCCGGTGCGCCAGATAGATGATGACGAAGCGTGCATTGACGTCGGCCCAGTTGAACCAGGCGTCGTCCAGCGGTACCCAGTCGGGGCCGACGTAGTAACGCAGCGAGCGGATGTAGACGGCGATCGACGTCAGAGTGAACAGCAGGTAAAGCGTTTCGGACCGGTGCCGCCGCCACACGAACAGCACGAAGACGCCAATCGCCAGGAAGGCGGCGCTGCTGGTCAGGGGCAGGCGGTTCTGCAGCCAGCTGCGCCATTGGTAGCGCCAGCTCAGCGCGTCGGCGGTGCCGACCCAGACCGTGGACAGGGCGCTGTCCAGGCCGCGCAGGTGCTGGATGCGGATGGTGACGGTCGTGGGCGGGGACGCGTCGCCGTAGTTGTCCAGCGGGATCCAGAGGGGTTCATTCGACGGGGTCGAGTACAGGTTGGAGTTGGATTGGTACAGCAGGCGCGCGTCCGCATACACGGCGATGCGTCCGGCGGCTTTCCATCGGGGAATGTACAGGTAGCGCGGCCCGCTGATCTGGGCCAACTGACCCGTCTGCAGGCGATACCAGGTGAGTGTGGTGGGCGTGAGGCTTTCGCTGGGCCGCATGGCGCGTTTCAGGCGCAGATAGGGCGATGCGTGGGGCAGGCTGACGTCGGTCCAGGATCCGCCGGGCGCATCCGGCGAACGCGGATCGGGGTCGATGGTGTAGGGCGCCGGGGAAAATCCCGTGCTGGGCTGATCCAGTCTCTGGGCCTGGGTCAGGTGCAGGCTGCCCGGCGGGGCGGCCGGATCCTGCGCTGACACGAAGCTGCCCAGGCCCAGCGCCACGACGATGCAACACGCGGCCAGCAGGGCAAGGCGCGTCATTCGGCCGTTTGCCGGCTTGCCTTGCCCGCCGCGCCGCCGAGCAGGCCCTGTGCGTACCCTTCGTAGATCGCTTCGGCCTTGGATTTGACCTTGAGTTTGGCGTACACACGGCGCACGAAGGTGGTGACGGTGTGGTTGGAAATCTGCATCAGCCCGGCGATCTCGCCGTAGGTGAAGCCCTTGGTGATCAGCTCCAGCACTTCGTGTTCACGTGTGGACAGCGTGGGGTAGGGCATGGCCGGGACCGCGGCGGGGGGCGGATACGGCAACACCGATGCCGGCAGCGGGACGGCCGGGGTTCGGACCGGCGCCACGGCATCCTGCCCCCGGAACCGCCTCAGGATCTGCCGGGCGATCAGCGGGCTGACCGGGCTGCCGCCGCTTTGCAGGCTGCGGATGGCATCGGCCATGTTCTGCGGCGAGTTGCCCTTGAGCAGGTA is a window from the Pigmentiphaga litoralis genome containing:
- a CDS encoding sensor histidine kinase, whose amino-acid sequence is MTRLALLAACCIVVALGLGSFVSAQDPAAPPGSLHLTQAQRLDQPSTGFSPAPYTIDPDPRSPDAPGGSWTDVSLPHASPYLRLKRAMRPSESLTPTTLTWYRLQTGQLAQISGPRYLYIPRWKAAGRIAVYADARLLYQSNSNLYSTPSNEPLWIPLDNYGDASPPTTVTIRIQHLRGLDSALSTVWVGTADALSWRYQWRSWLQNRLPLTSSAAFLAIGVFVLFVWRRHRSETLYLLFTLTSIAVYIRSLRYYVGPDWVPLDDAWFNWADVNARFVIIYLAHRILEQLHGRTRPWLQRTLIAFTAASSLLTLPFFLSMPHAGIVAPLIYPPLLVLALLVFGIGMGDARKRHSKRAMLVAGWGLLGVVFGVHDWMMQNNLVNIEHLLLGSFVNVGACLILMYLVFERYMVAIDDVAQANARLESRLHIREAELTASHQRLRDIEQREMLNEERRRMTQDMHDGLGASLISALGSVERGQLDSSDVAEILKDCVEDLKLSIDSLEPVEADLLLLLGTLRFRIGPRLDNMGIALRWEVKDVRPLDWLEPRMSLHILRILQEAFTNIIKHAHATEIRVVTAETADGVTLSIIDNGVGFALEPARLAGGRGLQNQLRRAEAIGGRVEWTPADRGTCFVLWLPTARG
- a CDS encoding sensor histidine kinase, which codes for MMNRLAVLAALLIVAALGLDRYASAPDPFLEPGSLNVRQAQKLDQPSIGFSPAPYTIDPRADPGVAIAPTTIEPDVRLSDSLPADAPPGGWTDVNLPHASPYSRLKPAPRPNENLASTTITWYRLQTAPFTPIKGPRYLYIPRWKAAGRIAIYADSRLLYQSDFNLSTPLNAPIWIPLDNFGDASPPDTVTLRIQHLRNLDSALSTVWVGTADALRWRYQWRNWLQNRLPLASSVAFLAMGIFVLFVWRRNRSEKLYLLFALMSVAVYVRSLRYYVGSDWIPLDDAWFTWADVTARFVVVFLAHLILVELHGRPRPLLQRTLIVTTVASSLLTLPFVLAMPYVGIVGPLIYLPLLLLGLLVFGTGIWDARSGHSNPGMLVAAWGLLGVTLGVHDWLMHNNLVDIDHLLLGAFVNVGACLILMYLVLQRYMAAIDNVVEVDTSDGQPRLRVIEQRGSPSDGRRRKREMRPGLDAARTSAVGPVECGQLDSADVADILKECVEDLKLSIDSSESVDADLLLLLDTLRFRLGPRLDKLGIALRWEVKDVGSRDRLAPRVSLHILRILLEAFTNIIKHAHATEICVATAETADGIRLTIIDNGVGFALAPARQSGGSGLQNQLRRAKAIGARVRWTSAGRGTCFLLWLPTVR
- a CDS encoding helicase-related protein; this encodes MLPSQAPEATKLIVGTRSAWLAARLTVDFNDQQWVVYGYTDASKLGDSRKFAAMTLKDRKQHQRDAAKKLLPGLQGALDIAAGRLQAFLGAADAEGLLDLADDLEEHLADGVNLVDLPRILEHALSSLRVEKTREAMGNAIRQAVRLEDYPESFRAHGRKRRLIAVLGPTNSGKTYDAFKRLAKADSGVYLGPLRLLALEAFNRLNDEFKVPTSLLTGEDRRDVARSRVTASTIEMLNPDRQVDVAVIDEIQMLLDPDRGWAWTQAVIGANAGEVWLLGALSAEAAVRALASRLGLELEVHYKERKHPLTVAQNALAGDPIAGLRQARKGDAWVVFSRRNALTLRDDFLARGMSVACVYGMLSPEVREREAQRFADGDADILVATDAIGMGLNLPIQRVVFTSVTKFNGEDVQRLDVAMLQQIGGRAGRYGHQPLSKGKQTKDGIVVGLTPNEHRVVVELMQAQQPPLPARGFLIAPSQAYLERLSKLANTERLEALLAAYEQHADQGDGFFRAHVPQEMLDRASLLDAMQNLTLQTKHLLAMVPLSSQHEVLGATWTDWVRKVNRDVPVGLEFLRGYPENAALDKAEMAVQQLWAYLWLSYRLPDSFPMAEDARELLEPWVEAVDLHLRGHARQGAARTAGKAAWYRPAPVRRRF
- a CDS encoding DUF1328 domain-containing protein, which encodes MLKWAIIFLVISIIAGIFGFTGIAAGSAAIAKFLFFAALILFVIFLVLGVTIFKKIT
- a CDS encoding response regulator transcription factor — protein: MTSPDSLPFIHVALVEDDIFFSDALVSALNTSHEIRLTGLARTRDEGLRLLDGPAADVLLVDLGLPDGSGIDVIHAAAGKWPDCGIMVSTVFGDEAHVLRSIEAGASGYLLKGNSPQNMADAIRSLQSGGSPVSPLIARQILRRFRGQDAVAPVRTPAVPLPASVLPYPPPAAVPAMPYPTLSTREHEVLELITKGFTYGEIAGLMQISNHTVTTFVRRVYAKLKVKSKAEAIYEGYAQGLLGGAAGKASRQTAE